The Monomorium pharaonis isolate MP-MQ-018 chromosome 5, ASM1337386v2, whole genome shotgun sequence genome includes a window with the following:
- the LOC105833501 gene encoding lissencephaly-1 homolog, producing the protein MKMVLSQRQREELNKAIADYLSTNGYQDALEAFKKEADMPGEVERKYGGLLEKKWTSVIRLQKKVMELESKLSEAEKEFIEGAPTRGKRSPSEWIPRPPEKFCLSGHRAPINRVIFHPVFSLIVSASEDATIKVWDFESGDFERTLKGHTDSVQDIAFDTSGKLLASCSADMSIKLWDFHQSFACVKTMHGHDHNVNSVAFVPQGDFVVSASRDKTIKIWEVATGYCVKTLTGHREWVRMVRVSPCGELIASCSNDQTVRVWHIATKETKVEFREHDHVVECIAWAPENARASINAAAGADNKGAHEGPFLASGSRDKTIRVWDVGAGVCLFTLIGHDNWVRCIVFHPGGKFIVSASDDKTLRVWDTRNKRVMKTLEAHLHFCTSVDFHKNHPYVVTGSVDQTVKIWECR; encoded by the exons ATGAAAATGGTGCTGTCTCAACGTCAGAGGGAGGAGTT AAATAAGGCGATCGCGGATTACCTTAGCACAAACGGCTACCAAGATGCTCTGGAGGCATTTAAGAAAGAAGCAGATATGCCGGGAGAGGTGGAGAGGAAGTACGGAGGCCTCTTGGAGAAGAAGTGGACCTCGGTCATACGGTTGCAGAAAAAA GTAATGGAACTGGAGTCTAAACTTTCCGAGGCGGAGAAAGAGTTTATAGAAGGCGCACCAACGCGCGGCAAGAGATCGCCATCCGAATGGATACCGAGGCCGCCAGAGAAATTCTGTCTGTCCGGACACAGAGCCCCTATCAATAGAGTTATTTTCCACCCGGTTTTTAGTCTTATAGTATCCGCCAGCGAAGATGCTACCATTAAG GTATGGGACTTTGAAAGCGGCGACTTTGAGAGGACGCTAAAAGGCCACACCGACAGCGTGCAGGACATCGCGTTCGACACTTCGGGAAAGCTGCTCGCCTCCTGCAGCGCAGACATGTCCATCAAGCTGTGGGATTTCCATCAGTCGTTCGCTTGCGTTAAGACCATGCACGGCCACGATCACAATGTCAACTCAGTTGCGTTTGTGCCGCAGGGTGATTTCGTAGTGAGCGCCTCCAGGGATAAGACCATCAAGATCTGGGAAGTGGCAACGGGCTACTGCGTGAAGACACTTACAGGACACAGGGAATGGGTGAGAATGGTGCGAGTTAGCCCGTGCGGCGAGCTCATTGCCAGCTGTTCGAACGATCAAACTGTCCGGGTATGGCACATCGCGACGAAAGAGACAAAG GTCGAGTTTAGGGAACACGATCACGTGGTGGAGTGCATCGCATGGGCGCCGGAGAACGCGAGGGCGTCGATCAACGCGGCAGCCGGAGCGGACAACAAGGGCGCGCACGAAGGGCCTTTCCTCGCTTCCGGTTCACGGGATAAGACAATCCGCGTTTGGGACGTCGGCGCCGGGGTGTGCCTCTTCACCCTCATCGGGCACGACAATTGGGTGCGATGCATTGTCTTCCATCCTGGCGGCAAGTTTATCGTCAGCGCGTCCGACGATAAGACGCTGCGAGTCTGGGACACGCGCAATAAGCGAGTGATGAAGACCCTCGAAGCGCATCTTCACTTCTGCACTTCTGTCG ATTTCCACAAGAATCATCCCTATGTGGTCACCGGAAGCGTCGATCAAACGGTGAAGATTTGGGAGTGCCGCTAG
- the LOC105833504 gene encoding SOSS complex subunit C homolog: MAFSQPNSRELQNRKILEELQLKKQMLLKQGVAPSLGVTSLGVSSTGSASNVVGTQSNDGVAMSASQRAALHNAHAASFGYFVTQDSSFGNLILPVLPRFDNK, from the exons ATGGCTTTTTCACAACCGAACTCCAGAG aatTGCAGAATAGAAAGATCTTGGAGGAGCTGCAGCTGAAGAAGCAAATGCTGCTGAAGCAAGGAGTCGCACCGAGCTTAGGGGTTACATCGTTAGGAGTCTCATCAACTGGCTCTGCGTCAAATGTA gTCGGTACACAATCTAATGATGGCGTAGCGATGAGTGCATCTCAGAGAGCAGCATTGCATAATGCACATGCTGCTTCATTTGGTTATTTTGTTACTCAGGACTCTTCTTTTGGAAATCTGATTTTACCAGTTCTCCCTAGATTTGACAACAAATGA
- the LOC105833503 gene encoding rRNA N6-adenosine-methyltransferase METTL5: MAGLRLRQLEEYLQQLDVFENPKVSLEQYATSAHIASHLLYTAQVQFDDIKDKGVADLGSGCGMLSLGAKMLGAEYVVGFEIDSDAIDIQYRNCSDIELFVEVVQCDVLQYLPGKFEKYFDTVIMNPPFGTKNNAGIDMKFLEKAIGLSSNVVYSLHKSSTRDYVLSKAAQLGARGMVIAELRYDLPKAYKFHRKASVDIQVDFIRFELKR, translated from the exons ATGGCTGGACTACGACTTCGTCAATTAGAGGAATATCTGCAGCAATTGGATGTGTTTGAAAATCCAAAGGTTTCACTCGAACAGTATGCTACGAGTGCGCATATTGCCTCGCATTTGCTGTATACAGCACAGGTGCAGTTTGacgatataaaagataaaggcGTGGCGGATCTAGGCTCTGGATGTGGTATGTTGTCATTGGGTGCCAAAATGCTTGGCGCTGAATATGTAGTTGGATTTGAGATAGATTCCGACGCAATTGACATACAGTACAGAAATTGCAGTGACATAGAACTCTTTGTTGAGGTCGTGCAGTGTGACGTGTTACAATATCTACCAG GAAAATTCGAAAAATACTTTGATACTGTTATAATGAATCCACCTTTTGGCACTAAGAACAATGCTGGCATAGACATGAAGTTTTTGGAAAAGGCAATCGGGCTTTCATCGAATGTGGTTTATTCTCTTCACAAGAGTAGCACACGGGATTACGTTCTGTCGAAGGCGGCGCAGCTCGGTGCGAGAGGCATGGTGATAGCTGAGCTCAGATACGACCTGCCAAAGGCTTACAAATTCCACAGAAAAGCATCCGTCGACATTCAAGTGGATTTTATACGGTTTGAATTAAAGCGCTGA